One Lentisphaera araneosa HTCC2155 DNA window includes the following coding sequences:
- a CDS encoding B12-binding domain-containing radical SAM protein yields MAYPILRGYCDPEKLHEWTLVECATKEKTERVLHRLSQSDPEMILASAYIFSCKELYEILSRYVLINPQVKVVLGGPEFLGDNEAILRKYPWVDVIVRGEGEIPLKEIFEEKGYGYINGLCWIDEEGRYRDNAKATLAKMEDIVPHYSDLFDERRPFVQYETSRGCPNRCSFCTSSLDTVLRFIPLDDVRKHLQKIAKIGTTEVRILDRTFNIKSSRTLKLMQMFREEFPQLRFHCEVDPALVTDEFLHELKQMPKGQMHIETGLQTFSQDTYDTVQRRSPMDRTVKGLQILCDLENVEIHGDLIGGLPGATRESQLNDLLALIALEPAEIQLENLKLLPGTPMCEYKEIVAAPTPPYEVLRTATMNYDELTQVAEWSRLIDWYYNYQALQPVLIKTIKRQLSFFENFHAHMRSQDAFAQALNPEKRFRLIYDYLVKIDEQEALFDLAQAWFLAGFSPERGLFPAKTNPAGIAEDAEFICGQKEDIEVKRQFVFYHQDKALYINYGKGCINNKKTSISLWESQVLVPQH; encoded by the coding sequence ATGGCTTATCCTATTTTGAGAGGTTATTGCGACCCCGAAAAACTCCATGAATGGACTTTAGTGGAATGTGCGACGAAAGAGAAAACGGAACGCGTGCTTCACCGCCTCAGCCAAAGTGATCCAGAAATGATTTTGGCCTCGGCCTATATTTTTTCCTGTAAGGAACTTTATGAAATTCTCTCACGCTACGTTCTCATCAATCCGCAGGTTAAAGTCGTACTCGGCGGACCAGAGTTCTTAGGAGACAACGAAGCCATCTTGCGTAAATACCCGTGGGTTGACGTCATTGTTCGAGGTGAAGGTGAAATCCCCCTCAAAGAAATCTTTGAAGAGAAGGGCTATGGGTACATCAATGGACTTTGCTGGATAGATGAAGAAGGTCGCTACCGTGACAACGCTAAAGCCACTTTGGCCAAGATGGAAGATATTGTCCCTCACTATAGTGACCTCTTTGATGAAAGGCGCCCCTTTGTTCAGTATGAAACTTCACGAGGTTGCCCCAACCGCTGCTCCTTTTGCACATCGAGTCTCGACACAGTCTTACGCTTTATACCCTTAGATGATGTGCGTAAACATCTACAGAAAATCGCCAAAATTGGCACCACTGAAGTACGTATCTTAGATCGTACCTTCAATATCAAAAGCAGCCGTACATTGAAACTCATGCAAATGTTTCGCGAAGAGTTCCCACAACTACGTTTTCACTGTGAAGTGGACCCTGCACTTGTAACTGATGAATTCCTCCACGAACTCAAACAAATGCCTAAAGGCCAAATGCATATCGAAACTGGTCTGCAAACTTTTTCTCAAGATACTTACGACACGGTTCAACGCCGCAGCCCCATGGATCGGACCGTTAAAGGCTTACAAATCCTCTGTGATTTAGAAAACGTAGAAATTCATGGTGACCTCATTGGCGGTCTTCCGGGAGCCACTCGCGAGAGCCAACTTAATGACTTACTCGCACTTATTGCTCTTGAGCCTGCTGAGATACAATTGGAAAACCTCAAACTACTTCCTGGCACGCCCATGTGTGAATACAAAGAAATTGTGGCGGCTCCAACTCCTCCCTATGAAGTTCTCCGTACTGCTACTATGAATTATGATGAACTCACTCAAGTTGCCGAATGGTCTCGTCTCATTGACTGGTATTATAATTACCAAGCTTTGCAGCCCGTACTCATTAAGACGATAAAACGTCAATTAAGTTTTTTTGAGAACTTCCATGCTCACATGCGTTCCCAGGATGCTTTTGCGCAAGCCCTCAATCCAGAAAAGCGCTTCCGCCTAATCTACGATTATCTCGTAAAAATAGACGAGCAAGAAGCTCTTTTTGATTTGGCTCAAGCCTGGTTCTTAGCAGGGTTTTCACCTGAACGAGGACTCTTTCCCGCAAAAACTAATCCCGCAGGCATTGCTGAGGATGCCGAATTTATTTGTGGGCAAAAAGAAGATATTGAAGTAAAACGTCAGTTTGTTTTTTATCATCAAGATAAAGCCCTCTACATCAATTATGGAAAAGGTTGTATCAATAACAAAAAAACCTCCATTTCACTTTGGGAAAGCCAAGTTCTTGTCCCTCAGCACTAA
- a CDS encoding serine/threonine-protein kinase, translated as MNPSEDQQDEEFFTHIDESLCEFFDAELNEEELESAYPIQNEIKKLSDFYEILGPVDQGGMKKIYRARDLKAGRIVALAKLKRDAKAETIEQFLREARLTASLQHPNIITIYDVGLDETKSPFFTMELLEGQTLKKYLDSSSKKNFDLSIFLKICDAISYAHSHSVLHLDLKPENIYIGSFGQVTVCDWGIARILNQDEEAEIDPQRDPNIINHMTLQGQIKGTPGYMAPEQAHAYENKDQRTDIYALGGILYFMLTQEAPIQGKEFTTLLEKTKSAEIQPINPKTPTPRALKAILKKCLNLNPQERYKTVNDLKLDIVKFQEGFATIAEDAGIWVHIQLLCRRQYKVLLIIISILLLIGFIASQSLQRIKQERNLALNAEQVALKAEQEALEERQKAELNLKELKEAHRQNQVLTDDILELTHEIANSDDLSGAKRKIALLEEALKKETKEKKRKKILRKKALLHFVLQEFHAASDIFTQINTENSLNRFIEVSNWAKELKTDDKALSDSQLAEIFLQFNHNQFELTKAMYYKHIQFRSTSNKDIAGSVELAKIMIYYNNKVWDKTKINAHKDFLIDGTLSLRKLPVSRFLIEPYRLNILEQLEFDTLDISYTSFFEFIQIKDIPFKTLNLSACRLNEINDMRIGILKSTGVEKIIYQEKYFKDFEIDLLSKHFHLIEEKQFSFQ; from the coding sequence GTGAATCCGAGCGAAGATCAGCAAGACGAAGAGTTTTTCACCCACATTGATGAAAGCCTCTGTGAGTTTTTTGACGCCGAATTAAACGAAGAGGAATTAGAGTCCGCCTACCCTATTCAAAACGAAATCAAAAAATTGAGTGATTTTTACGAAATCCTCGGCCCCGTTGATCAAGGTGGAATGAAGAAGATTTACCGCGCAAGAGATTTAAAAGCAGGTCGAATTGTCGCCTTAGCTAAACTTAAACGAGATGCAAAAGCAGAAACCATTGAGCAATTCCTACGTGAAGCACGCCTCACCGCCTCGCTGCAACACCCCAACATCATTACCATTTATGATGTTGGACTCGATGAAACTAAGTCGCCCTTTTTCACTATGGAATTACTCGAAGGTCAAACACTAAAAAAGTACCTCGACAGCTCCAGCAAGAAAAACTTTGATCTCAGTATCTTTTTAAAAATATGTGATGCGATTTCTTATGCACACAGCCATTCAGTCTTACATTTAGATTTAAAACCTGAGAACATCTACATTGGCTCATTTGGACAGGTAACTGTTTGCGATTGGGGCATTGCCCGAATCCTCAACCAAGATGAAGAGGCAGAAATCGATCCGCAACGAGACCCCAACATCATAAACCATATGACTCTTCAGGGACAAATCAAGGGAACTCCAGGCTACATGGCTCCCGAACAAGCTCACGCCTATGAAAACAAAGATCAAAGAACTGATATTTATGCGCTTGGTGGCATCCTCTATTTCATGCTGACGCAAGAAGCGCCGATCCAAGGCAAGGAATTCACTACTTTACTAGAAAAAACTAAATCTGCTGAAATCCAGCCTATTAACCCCAAAACCCCGACTCCCCGTGCGCTTAAGGCCATTCTTAAAAAATGTTTAAATCTAAACCCTCAAGAACGCTATAAAACTGTCAATGATTTAAAACTAGACATAGTTAAATTCCAAGAAGGCTTTGCGACCATAGCAGAAGATGCGGGGATCTGGGTGCATATACAGCTTCTTTGTCGTCGACAATACAAAGTTCTACTCATTATCATTTCGATCCTTTTACTTATTGGATTCATTGCAAGTCAATCACTTCAACGCATTAAACAAGAACGTAACCTCGCCCTCAACGCCGAACAAGTGGCACTCAAAGCTGAGCAAGAAGCATTAGAAGAACGCCAGAAAGCCGAGTTAAATTTAAAAGAATTAAAAGAAGCTCATCGTCAAAACCAAGTACTAACAGATGATATTTTAGAACTCACCCACGAAATCGCTAACAGTGATGATTTAAGTGGTGCCAAGAGAAAAATTGCTCTTCTTGAAGAGGCATTAAAAAAAGAAACAAAAGAGAAAAAGAGAAAAAAAATTCTCCGTAAGAAAGCTCTTCTACATTTTGTTTTACAAGAGTTCCATGCCGCTTCAGATATCTTCACACAAATTAATACAGAGAATAGCTTAAATAGATTTATCGAGGTGAGTAACTGGGCAAAAGAACTTAAGACTGATGACAAAGCCTTGAGCGATAGTCAACTTGCCGAAATTTTCTTACAGTTTAACCACAATCAATTTGAACTTACTAAAGCGATGTACTACAAGCATATTCAATTTAGATCTACCTCCAATAAAGATATCGCAGGATCTGTAGAACTCGCAAAAATCATGATTTACTACAACAATAAAGTTTGGGATAAAACAAAAATAAATGCACATAAAGATTTCCTTATCGATGGAACTCTATCCCTGCGCAAACTTCCTGTCAGCCGTTTTCTGATTGAACCCTACAGACTTAACATTTTAGAACAACTGGAGTTTGATACACTAGATATTTCCTACACTTCCTTTTTCGAATTTATCCAAATAAAAGATATCCCATTCAAGACACTGAATTTATCGGCGTGTCGTCTCAACGAAATTAATGATATGCGTATAGGCATACTCAAAAGCACGGGAGTTGAGAAGATCATCTATCAAGAAAAATATTTTAAAGACTTTGAAATCGACTTACTTTCAAAACACTTTCATTTGATCGAAGAAAAACAATTCTCATTTCAGTAG
- a CDS encoding nucleotidyltransferase domain-containing protein has product MRDPQNYSFETSFDLQSFQTLCEYHRIRPQLYEILKNNKTTPLDLLAYLKTQREQWTFRNLAFMAEAKKLKAAFSKADIDIIFYKGGLLSQEIYGDFSIRESSDLDIIVPPNRLIEVGDLLSKLGYKLCRDPQLWGHETFILSDSEIEWHHEEKQITLDLHWRPNNPRTGLNFSYEDCKTYSRFLELQNDCFRLTELEFTFLLLACHRLKSPQRRLCHLLDLITLFEKSQLNWESMTKLIEEFKLQKVIAKTLVSILSIHPNTSLPETLLDILPKNWQHNGISKEDLGCIKIDSSNNKTWLQSSWNFLVYSASNHYSLKKKMTCNSFIFLYPSVQVTRTILLKPKARFLYPLIIPLVYIKLAFQNKS; this is encoded by the coding sequence TTGCGAGACCCGCAAAACTATTCCTTCGAGACTTCTTTTGATCTGCAAAGTTTTCAGACTCTTTGTGAGTACCACCGCATTCGTCCTCAGCTTTACGAAATACTCAAAAACAATAAGACAACTCCTCTCGACCTCCTAGCTTACCTAAAGACTCAACGCGAACAATGGACTTTTCGCAACCTCGCCTTCATGGCTGAAGCCAAGAAACTCAAGGCCGCTTTTTCAAAAGCTGATATCGATATCATTTTTTATAAAGGTGGCTTATTATCTCAAGAAATTTACGGAGACTTTTCAATTCGTGAATCGAGTGATCTCGATATTATTGTGCCGCCGAATAGACTTATCGAAGTCGGTGATTTACTTAGTAAACTTGGCTATAAACTTTGCCGAGACCCCCAACTGTGGGGACATGAAACCTTTATCCTCTCCGACTCTGAAATCGAATGGCATCATGAAGAAAAACAAATCACTCTCGATCTTCACTGGCGGCCTAATAACCCTAGAACTGGGCTCAATTTTTCCTATGAAGACTGTAAAACCTATTCACGATTCCTAGAACTCCAGAACGATTGCTTTCGATTAACTGAGCTTGAATTCACTTTCCTGCTATTGGCTTGCCATCGCCTTAAGTCTCCCCAACGTCGACTCTGTCATTTACTTGACCTAATTACTTTGTTTGAGAAATCTCAATTAAACTGGGAGTCAATGACGAAACTCATTGAAGAATTTAAACTCCAAAAAGTCATCGCAAAAACTCTCGTATCAATACTTTCTATCCATCCAAACACTTCTCTTCCTGAAACGCTCCTTGATATCTTACCTAAAAATTGGCAACACAATGGAATTAGCAAAGAAGATCTAGGTTGTATTAAAATAGACTCGTCAAACAATAAAACTTGGTTGCAAAGCTCATGGAATTTCTTAGTATACTCAGCGTCTAATCACTATTCTTTGAAGAAAAAAATGACTTGTAATAGTTTTATTTTTCTCTATCCTAGTGTTCAAGTGACGCGTACGATTCTACTCAAACCAAAAGCCCGCTTCCTTTATCCACTCATCATTCCACTAGTTTATATAAAGCTTGCTTTTCAAAATAAATCCTAA
- a CDS encoding RNA polymerase sigma factor gives MKDDYSTSYTLLNRACADNDAKAWEELISFYKQYIYVIIRSMNIAKSDAEDVQQQVLVQLWKYLPTFDKEREGTKFRYWLSRVTRNQTINFIRKQKSYESKLNKAKDFNEVDQEIPIAEIEEREKKEWELFISNKAMENIRSHFSDKAIEAFSLARKGMSPNDISEKVGVSADSVYKYISRIKLKLIEEIKYLRESLDF, from the coding sequence ATGAAAGACGACTATTCCACGAGTTATACTTTGTTGAATCGAGCTTGTGCAGATAATGATGCGAAAGCTTGGGAGGAGCTTATAAGTTTTTATAAGCAATATATCTATGTCATCATTCGCTCAATGAATATAGCAAAAAGTGATGCCGAGGATGTTCAGCAGCAAGTTTTAGTACAACTATGGAAATACCTACCTACTTTTGACAAAGAGCGTGAAGGAACCAAATTTCGTTACTGGTTATCTAGAGTGACGCGAAACCAAACAATCAATTTTATTCGCAAGCAGAAGTCATACGAAAGCAAACTCAATAAAGCTAAAGATTTTAATGAAGTAGATCAAGAGATTCCCATAGCTGAAATCGAAGAGCGAGAAAAAAAGGAATGGGAACTCTTTATTTCTAATAAAGCGATGGAGAATATTCGCAGCCACTTCAGTGATAAAGCGATTGAAGCCTTTTCTTTGGCTCGTAAAGGTATGAGCCCGAATGATATATCAGAAAAAGTTGGAGTTAGTGCTGATTCTGTTTATAAATACATTAGTCGAATTAAACTCAAGTTGATTGAAGAGATCAAATACCTACGTGAGAGTTTAGATTTTTAA
- the smpB gene encoding SsrA-binding protein SmpB has protein sequence MEIATNRKARFNYEIIEKYEAGVELQGTEVKSCRNKSISIAEAFVAFESGEAWMRESHISPYEQGNRNNHEPKRKRRLLLHKREIRKLMREVEQKGLSVIPLSVHLKRGKIKISIGLCRGKNTVDKRDSIKKRDNDRALQRLKNKTL, from the coding sequence ATGGAAATCGCCACTAACAGAAAAGCTCGCTTCAACTACGAAATCATTGAGAAATATGAGGCTGGTGTTGAATTGCAAGGAACGGAAGTCAAATCTTGCCGCAATAAGTCTATTTCTATTGCTGAAGCTTTTGTTGCCTTCGAAAGTGGTGAAGCTTGGATGCGCGAATCGCATATTTCACCATATGAACAAGGTAATCGCAATAATCATGAACCCAAACGCAAACGTCGCTTACTACTTCATAAACGCGAAATCCGCAAACTCATGCGTGAAGTGGAGCAAAAGGGACTCTCCGTAATACCCTTAAGTGTTCATCTGAAGCGCGGAAAAATAAAAATCTCTATTGGCCTTTGCCGTGGTAAAAACACTGTGGACAAACGCGATAGCATTAAGAAGCGCGATAATGATCGTGCACTTCAGCGCCTCAAAAACAAAACACTCTAA
- a CDS encoding 3-keto-disaccharide hydrolase yields MFTTVLFAEEANFSFKKLFNGKDLSGWVDVNTSKATWKVKDGLLICSGKPIGVMRSEKQYENFILQIEWRHMKEGGNSGVFIWSEGTGYNNKPLPKGVEVQMLELQWSKIHKRIEAYVSGELFGSMGLKTSPDNPRGTRSKSVEMRCKGVGEWNQYTVVAVDGTVKLAINGKFVNGLSRSEIKKGYLCLEAEGSEIHFRNIRIMELEPGVTTEDQKAPLIKEQPSK; encoded by the coding sequence ATGTTTACCACCGTTTTATTTGCTGAAGAAGCAAATTTTTCTTTTAAAAAACTCTTTAATGGCAAAGACCTCTCTGGGTGGGTTGATGTCAATACATCAAAAGCCACATGGAAAGTCAAAGATGGTTTGTTGATTTGTTCAGGTAAGCCGATAGGGGTGATGCGCAGTGAGAAGCAGTACGAAAATTTTATTCTTCAGATTGAATGGCGCCATATGAAAGAAGGTGGGAACTCGGGTGTCTTTATTTGGAGTGAGGGCACTGGCTACAACAACAAGCCTTTACCAAAAGGGGTTGAAGTTCAAATGCTTGAACTTCAATGGTCAAAAATTCATAAACGAATCGAGGCTTATGTGAGTGGGGAATTATTTGGAAGTATGGGGCTCAAAACAAGTCCTGACAACCCTCGTGGAACTCGAAGTAAATCAGTTGAAATGCGTTGCAAAGGAGTGGGCGAATGGAATCAGTACACAGTAGTAGCAGTCGACGGAACAGTGAAACTGGCAATCAATGGCAAGTTTGTCAATGGTTTGAGTCGTAGCGAAATAAAAAAGGGTTACTTGTGCCTAGAAGCGGAGGGAAGTGAAATTCACTTTCGCAATATTCGAATCATGGAGCTCGAACCAGGTGTGACCACAGAAGATCAAAAGGCTCCACTAATTAAAGAGCAACCAAGTAAATAA
- the glmS gene encoding glutamine--fructose-6-phosphate transaminase (isomerizing), translating to MCGIIAYAGEKNPLNVLINGLERLEYRGYDSAGISVLKDSDIYTVKAAGKVSSLAERIEADTQLEDVSQLHCGIAHTRWATHGGPTESNAHPHLGQNSRIALVHNGIIENYQELKNDLLAKGHTFKSETDTEILAHLIESHYDDDLKKAVSEALAKVEGAYGIAVISKDEPDTIITARFGSPIVIGLCKDEVIIASDINAIVQHTDRVVYLNDGDLAIVNKEGISFHDLTLKSVQRDEEKITHSAEEAQKGGFSTFMMKEIHDQPRAVRNSVRGHLDFDNATTSLGGLHMNPKELASIDRIQLFACGTSLNAALLGQYFFEDLVGIPCQVTQAADFRYRNPIIEKNTLAIALSQSGETADTLAAVHEAKRKGADLIAICNAVGSTIAREAGRGVYLHAGPEISVASTKAFTTQVSVLLQLAILLGRTKRLDRGQAADILKAIDQLPEQIEEVLKLSDSIRTITEKYTDVHSMFFIGRGYQYPVALEGALKVKEISYIHAEGYHAAELKHGPLALLDEKVPVVAICTNKDSAQKIVSNIRECSSRKSPVIAVVSEGIETPADDSITIPQAHPTTAPILAAVALQLFSFHIADLRGCSIDQPKNLAKSVTVE from the coding sequence ATGTGCGGCATTATCGCATACGCTGGTGAGAAAAACCCTTTAAACGTACTTATAAATGGACTCGAACGCTTAGAATACCGTGGATATGACTCTGCAGGAATTAGCGTACTCAAAGATAGTGACATTTACACTGTGAAAGCTGCAGGTAAAGTATCTAGCCTCGCTGAACGCATTGAAGCTGACACTCAATTGGAAGATGTGAGTCAACTTCATTGTGGTATTGCACATACTCGCTGGGCAACTCACGGTGGTCCTACTGAAAGTAACGCTCATCCCCACCTTGGTCAAAACTCTCGAATTGCTTTAGTTCACAATGGCATTATCGAAAACTACCAAGAACTGAAAAATGACTTGCTTGCTAAAGGCCACACCTTTAAATCCGAAACGGATACTGAAATTCTAGCTCACCTTATAGAGTCACATTACGACGATGATCTCAAGAAAGCTGTTTCAGAAGCTCTTGCCAAAGTTGAAGGGGCCTACGGTATTGCCGTCATTTCTAAAGATGAGCCCGACACTATTATTACAGCGCGTTTTGGTAGCCCTATAGTCATTGGTCTCTGTAAAGATGAAGTGATTATTGCTTCTGATATCAATGCAATTGTTCAGCATACTGACCGTGTTGTCTACCTCAATGATGGTGACTTAGCGATTGTTAATAAAGAAGGCATTAGTTTCCACGACCTTACTTTAAAGTCCGTTCAACGTGATGAGGAAAAGATCACCCATTCAGCTGAAGAGGCTCAAAAAGGTGGATTCTCTACTTTTATGATGAAAGAAATCCATGACCAACCAAGAGCCGTTCGAAACTCTGTACGTGGTCATTTAGATTTTGATAACGCCACAACTTCTCTTGGAGGTTTACACATGAACCCCAAAGAGCTTGCTTCTATTGATCGGATTCAACTTTTTGCCTGTGGCACATCACTCAACGCAGCTCTTCTAGGGCAGTATTTCTTTGAAGATTTGGTTGGTATACCCTGCCAAGTTACTCAAGCCGCTGACTTTAGGTATAGAAACCCCATTATTGAGAAAAACACTTTGGCAATTGCTCTCAGCCAATCAGGTGAAACTGCCGATACTTTGGCTGCTGTTCACGAAGCTAAGCGTAAAGGGGCTGATCTTATCGCTATCTGTAACGCCGTTGGCTCTACAATTGCTCGTGAAGCTGGTCGTGGCGTCTACCTCCATGCGGGTCCCGAAATCTCTGTAGCGTCTACTAAAGCCTTCACAACACAAGTATCTGTTCTACTTCAATTAGCTATCTTACTCGGTCGAACCAAGCGCCTAGATCGCGGACAAGCTGCAGATATTTTAAAAGCTATTGATCAACTGCCAGAGCAAATTGAAGAAGTTTTAAAGCTTTCAGACTCTATCAGAACAATCACTGAAAAGTATACCGATGTTCACAGCATGTTTTTCATTGGTCGTGGCTATCAATACCCAGTCGCTCTTGAAGGTGCCTTAAAAGTGAAAGAAATTTCTTATATTCACGCTGAGGGTTATCATGCCGCTGAGCTCAAACATGGTCCTTTAGCACTACTTGATGAAAAAGTCCCCGTTGTTGCTATCTGCACAAATAAAGATTCTGCTCAAAAAATAGTCTCGAATATTAGAGAGTGCTCATCAAGAAAGTCACCAGTTATTGCCGTTGTAAGTGAAGGAATCGAGACTCCTGCTGATGATTCAATAACTATCCCTCAAGCACACCCAACAACTGCACCTATCTTAGCGGCAGTTGCTCTTCAGCTCTTCTCTTTCCACATTGCTGATTTAAGAGGTTGCTCCATTGACCAGCCTAAAAACTTAGCCAAGTCAGTAACTGTAGAGTAA